One region of Micromonospora ureilytica genomic DNA includes:
- a CDS encoding aldo/keto reductase family protein produces MEFRHLGRSGLMVSEISYGNWITHGSQVEEDAAFACVRAALDAGITTFDTADVYAGTRAEDVLGRALQNERREGLEIFTKVYWPTGPGRNDRGLSRKHIMESINGSLRRLRTDYVDLYQAHRYDSSTPLEETMEAFADVVHSGKAHYIGVSEWTAAQLRAAHPLARELHIPLVSNQPQYSLLWRVIETEVVPASEELGIGQIVWSPMAQGVLSGKYLPGQPPPAGSRATDEKSGAGFISRFMNDDVLTRVQQLKPLAEQAGLSMAQLAVAWVLQNPNVSSAIIGASRPEQVHDNVKAAGVKLDADLLKAIDDIVEPIVERDPTKTESPAQRP; encoded by the coding sequence ATGGAATTCCGACACCTGGGCCGTTCCGGCCTGATGGTCAGCGAGATCTCGTACGGCAACTGGATCACCCACGGTTCGCAGGTCGAGGAGGACGCGGCGTTCGCCTGCGTCCGGGCCGCTCTCGACGCGGGGATCACCACCTTCGACACCGCCGACGTGTACGCCGGCACCCGGGCCGAGGACGTGCTCGGCCGGGCGTTGCAGAACGAGCGCCGTGAGGGCCTGGAGATCTTCACCAAGGTCTACTGGCCGACCGGGCCCGGCCGCAACGACCGTGGTCTGTCCCGCAAGCACATCATGGAGTCGATCAACGGCTCGCTGCGCCGACTGCGCACCGACTACGTGGACCTCTACCAGGCCCACCGCTACGACAGCAGCACCCCGCTGGAAGAGACGATGGAGGCGTTCGCCGACGTCGTCCACTCCGGCAAGGCGCACTACATCGGCGTCTCCGAGTGGACCGCCGCCCAGCTGCGCGCCGCCCACCCGCTCGCCCGGGAGCTGCACATCCCGCTGGTCTCCAACCAGCCGCAGTACTCGCTGCTCTGGCGGGTCATCGAGACCGAGGTCGTGCCGGCCAGCGAGGAGCTGGGCATCGGGCAGATCGTCTGGTCGCCGATGGCGCAGGGCGTGCTCTCCGGCAAGTACCTGCCGGGCCAGCCGCCGCCGGCAGGTTCCCGCGCCACCGACGAGAAGTCGGGCGCGGGCTTCATCTCCCGGTTCATGAACGACGACGTGCTGACCCGGGTCCAGCAGCTCAAGCCCCTCGCCGAGCAGGCCGGGCTCAGCATGGCCCAGCTCGCCGTGGCGTGGGTGCTGCAGAACCCGAACGTCTCGTCGGCGATCATCGGCGCGTCCCGCCCGGAGCAGGTGCACGACAACGTGAAGGCAGCCGGCGTGAAGCTCGACGCCGACCTGC
- a CDS encoding WG repeat-containing protein — MTTRERADASRPPGRGRRRPDAQRSPGGGCGQLTPGEDRPSGRVWRRARRMNGRYTDRWPDPNEPSWVVEPTTEWHPQFPGQRYPGDIGMPHQPPPRGRATVSGRAEVPPLAPTRPDGTYLGRSWSDEPPEDQTPPGRSWVDDEPGETPAYGRLRSDERSADTSTYGRPDSADSRHYDHEPYRRPLPEPPRRDERRSPESDRRTAWSDRRPADERGPAREAAWHRDQPTPERHDSRRPRPEPTERDRGYRGTPPVSPAPRPEPGWVPEPDDPPRRRGTPERTPAGYERHPDDGYGVRPTRDHDGRIADGVDPWARADDRTRYRADGYPDRVADDLRRPEPRYRADEEIGAAPSPNGGRRRRPEPDQPDQPRLDDARRRPDTDPHRQQPREAAARAEAYPDRRPREQARPDTYRETGYREDAPREDAYREPRPQPGQRSDGSLPWPAPGPVRQDRTPDRTREPDRRADPHRTADPHRTADPHRTADPHRTDPQRSADPQRRPDPQRTTEPYRSAEPGVAARPAARSERPAATPSRPDERPATRYDERQVRPAASAPPASGRAMPAPPVSPERPVSPAPVSPGWDRPVSAAPVSPASPERQVPPAPVSPAAPRWDRPVSAAPERPVSPAPVSPAAPGWDRPVSAAPVSPAFDRPVSEPPAARLRLEYLPAPVDPPGADERSDPPPASERRPLADPPPTSGARHTPPPRYPGPGTGDRPADQRRGEEPGPDRRRVGDPLAGTPPTDRRPVSPDRSHSPERPHSPERPHSADPPHSPERPVAPLRPYSPERAAPTADARPSVAPPPTWRAPEPPATRPDPIPADPTPVDPTPAAPAPTAPTPAAAQPPVEDVAPALPLAPGTPRRYVPPPPSEEQVTPVREPDDVPGVRGPAAWFSPAQPGESDQDEPATDQQSFDPADDESTSSDPDLSTTPAMPDTETSTADAHLDVADEYASGSTPDDAFAPVSAPPAHPVSGAPRLWADDLDDDPQPTFDTGTADGAVSGAPVVAIPHQQAEADLEAEGEADQRPPAASPNEDADPVEYDPSDELAPRGGPADATDGRSTSPTDGSRADEWPVDAALSMTSADDTNPPISAPPVSAPPASVTPVSAPPAPPVTAPPASAPPATATAPVSAPPLSTAPVSAPPAPSAAPVSAPPAPATAPVSAPPVTAPPAPAAAPVSAAPVSAPPASTSPPVSAPPAPEVAPVSAPPASVEPASGPPASAVPAPRSGSDGENVPVSAPPDDAPPVVTRPSLADPGDPEQVLAAYRWRLDPVTLREELTEPDDLRAIRRRLTEKLGSAVDNRARARLLSLRAVASRILGDLDDALADGRLALTYAEATGELRRTALAQARLAHVLRWRGDFPEADQLFAQANSIELPDRLRAALHEHAGRSCYDQGRLMEACEHFEKALDLRGAADAELLDRVRVALDAVTVRAEADGFGPYRRGRDEVLDRDRPPLPDRDGPLWGYTSHDGDVVVPARYAEAQPFHDGLAWVRRPDTDRWSLINLLGTTVIPPSFRAARPFSDGLAWVVGENGWTAIDATGAVQVAPNFAEVRPFRRGLAAVRREGWGAVDRTGRIVVPTRYHGFVTELADGQQIDGFTDEGLAVVDVAGRRGVVDRTGTVLVPPAHPTLVIHPVAFLVESGNGRWGALDRRGVPLIDPVHRDRAEVLEEIDRLLTDANPVL; from the coding sequence GTGACAACGCGTGAGCGAGCGGACGCGAGCCGGCCACCGGGGCGTGGCAGGCGGCGACCGGACGCCCAGCGGTCACCCGGCGGCGGCTGCGGACAGCTCACCCCCGGCGAGGATCGGCCCAGCGGCCGGGTGTGGCGACGGGCTCGACGGATGAACGGCCGCTACACCGACCGGTGGCCGGACCCGAACGAACCGTCCTGGGTGGTCGAACCGACCACCGAATGGCACCCCCAGTTCCCCGGCCAGCGCTACCCCGGCGACATCGGCATGCCGCACCAGCCGCCACCGCGCGGTCGGGCGACGGTGTCCGGCCGCGCCGAGGTGCCGCCACTCGCGCCCACCCGCCCGGACGGCACCTACCTCGGCCGTTCGTGGTCCGACGAACCACCGGAGGACCAGACACCCCCGGGCAGGTCCTGGGTGGATGACGAGCCGGGCGAGACACCGGCCTACGGCCGACTCCGCAGTGACGAGCGCTCGGCGGACACGTCGACCTACGGCCGACCCGACAGCGCCGACTCCCGCCACTACGACCACGAGCCGTACCGTCGTCCGCTGCCCGAACCACCCCGCCGCGACGAACGCCGCTCCCCCGAGTCCGACCGGCGTACCGCCTGGTCGGACCGACGCCCCGCCGACGAACGAGGACCCGCGCGGGAAGCTGCCTGGCACCGGGACCAGCCCACCCCCGAGCGGCACGACAGTCGCCGTCCCCGGCCCGAGCCCACCGAGCGGGATCGGGGTTACCGGGGCACGCCGCCGGTCTCCCCGGCGCCCCGGCCCGAACCCGGCTGGGTGCCCGAGCCGGACGACCCACCACGCCGGCGCGGCACACCGGAGCGAACACCCGCCGGTTACGAACGGCACCCCGACGACGGGTACGGCGTCCGACCCACCCGCGACCACGACGGCCGGATCGCCGACGGGGTCGACCCGTGGGCACGCGCGGATGACCGGACGCGATACCGCGCCGACGGGTACCCGGACCGGGTCGCCGACGACCTGCGCCGCCCAGAGCCGCGCTACCGCGCGGACGAGGAGATTGGCGCGGCGCCCTCACCCAACGGTGGACGACGGCGTCGACCCGAGCCGGATCAGCCTGACCAGCCCCGCCTCGACGACGCCCGGCGTCGGCCCGACACCGACCCGCACCGGCAGCAGCCTCGTGAGGCGGCGGCCCGCGCCGAGGCGTACCCGGACCGGCGACCCCGCGAGCAGGCCCGCCCGGACACGTACCGCGAGACCGGTTACCGCGAGGACGCGCCTCGTGAGGACGCGTACCGCGAGCCCCGGCCGCAGCCGGGCCAACGGTCGGACGGCAGTCTGCCCTGGCCGGCACCGGGTCCGGTACGTCAGGACCGCACCCCGGACCGCACCCGGGAGCCGGACCGCCGCGCCGACCCACACCGCACCGCAGATCCACACCGCACCGCAGATCCACACCGCACCGCGGATCCACACCGCACCGACCCGCAGCGCAGCGCAGACCCGCAGCGCAGACCCGACCCGCAGCGCACCACGGAGCCGTACCGCAGCGCCGAGCCGGGCGTCGCGGCGCGGCCGGCCGCCCGGTCCGAACGGCCGGCGGCCACGCCGTCCCGGCCCGACGAGCGACCGGCGACGCGGTACGACGAGCGACAGGTACGCCCGGCCGCGTCGGCGCCGCCCGCCTCCGGTCGTGCCATGCCGGCCCCACCGGTGTCCCCGGAGCGACCGGTGTCACCGGCCCCCGTCTCCCCCGGTTGGGACCGACCAGTGTCCGCCGCCCCGGTCTCCCCCGCTTCCCCGGAGCGGCAGGTGCCGCCGGCGCCCGTCTCCCCCGCCGCGCCCAGGTGGGACCGACCGGTGTCGGCCGCCCCGGAACGGCCGGTGTCACCAGCACCCGTCTCGCCCGCCGCGCCCGGTTGGGACCGGCCGGTGTCCGCCGCCCCGGTCTCTCCCGCCTTCGACCGGCCCGTCTCGGAGCCTCCCGCCGCGCGCCTGCGGCTGGAGTACCTGCCGGCGCCGGTGGACCCGCCCGGCGCCGACGAGCGGTCGGATCCCCCGCCAGCGTCGGAACGCCGGCCGCTGGCCGACCCGCCACCGACGTCCGGGGCGCGCCACACCCCGCCGCCGCGTTATCCCGGCCCAGGCACCGGGGACCGCCCGGCCGACCAGCGGCGCGGCGAGGAGCCGGGCCCGGATCGCCGTCGGGTCGGCGACCCGCTGGCCGGCACCCCACCGACCGACCGCCGACCGGTCTCCCCTGACCGCTCGCACTCCCCAGAGCGGCCGCACTCCCCAGAGCGGCCGCACTCCGCCGATCCGCCGCACTCGCCGGAGCGCCCGGTCGCGCCGCTGCGCCCGTACTCGCCGGAGCGGGCGGCCCCGACGGCGGACGCACGCCCGTCGGTCGCCCCGCCGCCCACCTGGCGGGCGCCGGAGCCGCCGGCAACCCGCCCCGACCCGATCCCGGCCGACCCGACTCCGGTTGACCCGACCCCTGCGGCCCCGGCGCCTACGGCCCCGACCCCTGCGGCCGCGCAGCCACCGGTGGAGGACGTCGCGCCGGCGCTCCCGCTGGCCCCGGGCACGCCGCGCCGCTACGTGCCCCCGCCGCCCTCGGAAGAGCAGGTGACGCCCGTTCGCGAGCCGGACGACGTCCCCGGCGTCCGCGGTCCGGCAGCGTGGTTCAGCCCCGCTCAGCCTGGCGAATCCGACCAGGACGAGCCGGCGACGGATCAGCAGTCGTTCGACCCGGCCGACGACGAGTCGACGTCCAGCGACCCCGACCTCTCCACGACACCGGCCATGCCGGACACGGAAACGTCAACGGCCGACGCCCACCTCGACGTGGCCGACGAGTACGCCAGCGGGTCGACACCGGACGACGCGTTCGCCCCGGTCTCCGCGCCGCCCGCCCACCCGGTCTCCGGTGCTCCCCGTCTCTGGGCGGACGACCTGGACGACGACCCGCAGCCGACGTTCGACACGGGAACCGCGGATGGTGCCGTCTCTGGCGCACCTGTCGTCGCGATTCCTCACCAGCAGGCCGAAGCCGACCTCGAAGCCGAGGGCGAGGCCGACCAGCGGCCCCCCGCAGCGTCGCCGAACGAGGACGCCGACCCGGTCGAGTACGACCCGTCGGACGAACTCGCGCCCCGTGGCGGGCCGGCAGACGCGACCGACGGTCGGAGCACGAGCCCGACGGATGGCTCGCGGGCCGACGAGTGGCCGGTCGACGCCGCGCTGTCCATGACATCTGCGGACGACACGAACCCGCCGATCTCCGCACCACCCGTCTCCGCACCGCCCGCCTCGGTCACACCGGTATCCGCTCCCCCGGCACCGCCGGTAACAGCCCCGCCCGCATCCGCGCCACCGGCGACCGCCACAGCGCCCGTGTCCGCGCCACCCCTCTCCACCGCGCCCGTCTCCGCACCGCCAGCGCCGTCCGCAGCACCGGTCTCCGCGCCGCCGGCGCCCGCCACAGCGCCCGTCTCCGCGCCGCCCGTCACAGCGCCGCCGGCGCCCGCCGCAGCGCCCGTCTCCGCGGCGCCCGTCTCGGCGCCACCAGCCTCGACCTCACCGCCCGTCTCCGCGCCGCCGGCGCCCGAGGTAGCACCCGTCTCCGCGCCACCGGCGTCGGTGGAGCCGGCGTCCGGGCCACCCGCCTCGGCCGTACCCGCCCCGAGGAGCGGTTCGGACGGGGAGAACGTGCCGGTGTCCGCGCCACCCGACGACGCACCACCGGTGGTGACCCGCCCGTCGCTGGCCGACCCGGGCGACCCGGAGCAGGTGCTGGCCGCGTACCGCTGGCGGTTGGACCCGGTCACCCTGCGCGAGGAGCTGACGGAGCCGGACGACCTGCGGGCCATCCGGCGACGACTGACCGAGAAGTTGGGTTCGGCGGTCGACAACCGCGCCCGGGCCCGGCTGCTCAGCCTGCGGGCGGTGGCCTCGCGGATTCTCGGCGACCTGGACGACGCGCTGGCCGACGGTCGGCTCGCCCTCACCTACGCGGAGGCCACCGGCGAACTGCGCCGGACCGCGCTGGCCCAGGCCCGGCTGGCCCACGTGCTGCGCTGGCGCGGCGACTTCCCCGAGGCGGACCAGCTCTTCGCCCAGGCCAACTCGATCGAGTTGCCCGACCGGTTGCGGGCCGCGCTGCACGAGCACGCCGGGCGGTCGTGTTACGACCAGGGTCGGCTCATGGAGGCGTGCGAGCACTTCGAGAAGGCGCTCGACCTGCGCGGCGCTGCCGACGCCGAACTGCTGGACCGGGTCCGGGTGGCCCTCGACGCGGTCACCGTACGGGCCGAGGCGGATGGCTTCGGGCCGTACCGCCGGGGTCGGGACGAGGTGCTCGACCGGGACCGGCCCCCGTTGCCGGACCGGGACGGACCGCTGTGGGGTTACACCAGTCACGACGGTGACGTGGTCGTCCCCGCCCGGTACGCGGAGGCGCAGCCCTTCCACGACGGGCTGGCCTGGGTCCGCCGGCCGGACACCGACCGCTGGTCGCTGATCAACCTGCTCGGTACGACGGTGATCCCGCCGTCCTTCCGGGCCGCGCGTCCGTTCAGCGACGGCCTGGCCTGGGTGGTCGGCGAGAACGGGTGGACGGCGATCGACGCGACCGGCGCGGTGCAGGTCGCCCCCAACTTCGCCGAGGTACGACCGTTCCGGCGTGGGCTGGCCGCGGTGCGGCGCGAGGGGTGGGGGGCGGTCGACCGGACGGGCCGGATCGTCGTGCCCACCCGCTACCACGGCTTCGTCACCGAGTTGGCCGACGGCCAGCAGATCGACGGTTTCACCGACGAAGGGCTCGCCGTGGTCGACGTGGCGGGTCGGCGGGGCGTGGTGGATCGCACCGGCACGGTGCTGGTCCCGCCGGCGCACCCGACGCTGGTCATCCACCCGGTGGCGTTCCTGGTCGAGAGCGGCAACGGGCGGTGGGGTGCGCTGGACCGGCGCGGTGTGCCGCTCATCGACCCGGTGCACCGCGATCGCGCCGAGGTGTTGGAGGAGATCGACCGGCTACTCACCGACGCCAACCCGGTGCTCTGA
- a CDS encoding helix-turn-helix domain-containing protein → MPSEPAAPLATIAAALRRERERVGISLTELARRAGVAKSTLSQLESGTGNPSVETLWALGVALGVPFSRLVEPVDDGVRVIRAGDGPHVRSEQADFSGTLLSAGAAHLRRDVYLIRLEPGAVRAGHGHTPRSIEHVVVAAGRLRVGPDATPVELDPGDYATFPGDAPHRYEALAPGTFAVLIMEHP, encoded by the coding sequence ATGCCTTCGGAACCGGCTGCCCCGCTGGCCACCATCGCCGCCGCCCTGCGCCGGGAGCGGGAACGGGTCGGCATCTCGCTGACCGAACTGGCCCGCCGGGCGGGGGTGGCCAAGTCCACCCTCTCCCAACTGGAGTCGGGCACCGGCAATCCGAGCGTGGAGACGCTCTGGGCCCTGGGCGTCGCACTGGGTGTGCCGTTCAGCCGGCTGGTGGAGCCCGTCGACGACGGCGTACGGGTCATCCGGGCCGGGGACGGGCCCCACGTCCGCTCCGAGCAGGCCGACTTCAGCGGAACGCTGCTCAGCGCCGGTGCGGCGCACCTGCGCCGGGACGTCTACCTGATCAGGCTGGAACCGGGCGCGGTCCGAGCCGGCCACGGACACACCCCCCGCAGCATCGAGCACGTGGTGGTCGCCGCCGGCCGACTGCGGGTGGGGCCCGACGCGACGCCTGTCGAGCTCGACCCCGGTGACTACGCCACGTTCCCCGGCGACGCACCGCACCGTTACGAGGCGCTCGCTCCCGGCACGTTCGCCGTCCTCATCATGGAGCATCCCTGA
- a CDS encoding DUF3043 domain-containing protein, translating to MPSLFRRKSTDLVDEAVSSVTPEETAERSRGYTPAKGRETPKRPTVGRRPAGPTRPLTKEEERERRRQLRAEAASEFRREGGPRDRGPERLLARNVVDSRRTVGTWFFGGALIVLIGSNAAMPPLVRLISNVLWGALALGVVVDSVLICRKISRLVRERFPKTGQRMGSLFLYAVMRSITFRRMRAPAPQVKLGDKV from the coding sequence GTGCCGTCGCTCTTTCGCCGCAAGTCCACCGACCTCGTCGACGAGGCCGTCTCCTCGGTGACCCCCGAGGAGACCGCTGAGCGTTCCCGGGGTTACACCCCCGCCAAGGGTCGGGAGACGCCCAAGCGGCCGACCGTCGGCCGTCGCCCGGCCGGCCCCACCCGCCCCCTCACCAAGGAGGAGGAGCGGGAGCGTCGCCGCCAGCTGCGCGCCGAGGCCGCTTCGGAGTTCCGCCGTGAGGGTGGCCCCCGCGACCGTGGCCCGGAGCGGCTGCTGGCCCGCAACGTGGTCGACTCCCGTCGTACCGTCGGCACCTGGTTCTTCGGCGGCGCGCTGATCGTGCTGATCGGGTCGAACGCGGCCATGCCGCCGCTGGTCCGGTTGATTTCCAACGTGCTCTGGGGCGCACTGGCGCTCGGCGTGGTCGTCGACTCGGTGCTGATCTGCCGCAAGATCAGCAGGCTGGTCCGGGAGCGTTTCCCGAAGACCGGCCAGCGGATGGGCTCGCTTTTCCTCTACGCGGTCATGCGGTCGATCACCTTCCGGCGGATGCGCGCTCCGGCGCCCCAGGTCAAGCTCGGCGACAAGGTCTGA
- the murA gene encoding UDP-N-acetylglucosamine 1-carboxyvinyltransferase has protein sequence MTDDVLVVHGGTPLEGRIRVRGAKNLVSKAMVAALLGDSPSRLFDVPKIRDVEVVRGLLGLHGVKVTDGAEDGELVFDPANVESASTDQINVHAGSSRIPILFCGPLLHRLGHAFIPDLGGCHIGPRPIDFHLQALREFGATVEKRPEGLHLSAPNGLHGTKFALPYPSVGATEQVLLTAVMAEGVTELRNAAVEPEIIDLICILQKMGAIIKVHTDRVIEIQGVPKLHGYTHRPIPDRIEAASWAAAALATRGHVEVLGAQQADMMTFLNIFRSVGGEYEVTDARAPKLGDPGQEGGIRFWHPGGELNAVALETDVHPGFMTDWQQPLVVALTQARGLSIVHETVYEQRLGYTEALNSMGANIQVYRDCLGGTPCRFGRRNFKHSAVIAGPSKLHAADLVIPDLRAGFSHLIAALAAEGTSRVYGVDLINRGYEDFEAKLADLGAHAERP, from the coding sequence TTGACCGACGACGTCCTGGTCGTTCACGGAGGCACTCCGCTCGAAGGGCGGATCCGCGTGCGCGGCGCGAAGAACCTGGTTTCGAAGGCGATGGTCGCCGCGCTCCTCGGCGACAGCCCGAGCCGACTGTTCGACGTGCCGAAGATCCGCGACGTCGAGGTGGTCCGGGGTCTGCTCGGCCTGCACGGCGTCAAGGTCACCGACGGCGCCGAGGACGGCGAGCTCGTCTTCGACCCGGCGAACGTGGAGAGCGCCAGCACCGACCAGATCAACGTGCACGCCGGTTCCAGCCGGATTCCGATCCTGTTCTGCGGCCCGCTGCTGCACCGGCTCGGGCACGCGTTCATCCCGGACCTGGGCGGCTGCCACATCGGCCCGCGCCCGATCGACTTCCACCTCCAGGCGCTGCGCGAGTTCGGCGCCACTGTCGAGAAGCGGCCCGAGGGGTTGCACCTGTCCGCGCCGAACGGGCTGCACGGCACCAAGTTCGCCCTGCCGTACCCGAGCGTCGGCGCCACCGAGCAGGTGCTGCTGACCGCCGTGATGGCCGAGGGCGTCACCGAGCTGCGCAACGCCGCGGTGGAGCCGGAGATCATCGACCTGATCTGCATCCTGCAGAAGATGGGCGCGATCATCAAGGTCCACACCGACCGGGTGATCGAGATTCAGGGCGTGCCCAAGCTGCACGGCTACACCCACCGGCCGATCCCGGACCGGATCGAGGCGGCGAGCTGGGCGGCCGCCGCCCTGGCGACCCGTGGTCACGTCGAGGTGCTCGGCGCGCAGCAGGCCGACATGATGACCTTCCTGAACATCTTCCGCTCGGTCGGCGGCGAGTACGAGGTCACCGACGCCCGCGCGCCGAAGCTGGGCGACCCCGGCCAGGAGGGTGGCATCCGCTTCTGGCACCCGGGTGGCGAGCTGAACGCGGTGGCGCTGGAGACCGACGTGCACCCCGGCTTCATGACCGACTGGCAGCAGCCGCTGGTCGTGGCGCTGACCCAGGCCCGTGGCCTGTCGATCGTCCACGAGACGGTCTACGAGCAGCGGCTGGGCTACACCGAGGCCCTCAACTCGATGGGCGCCAACATCCAGGTCTACCGGGACTGCCTCGGCGGCACCCCGTGCCGCTTCGGCCGGCGCAACTTCAAGCACTCCGCGGTGATCGCCGGGCCGAGCAAGCTGCACGCCGCCGACCTGGTCATCCCGGACCTGCGGGCCGGGTTCAGCCACCTGATCGCGGCGCTCGCGGCCGAGGGCACCTCCCGGGTGTACGGCGTGGACCTGATCAACCGGGGCTACGAGGACTTCGAGGCGAAGCTCGCCGACCTGGGCGCGCACGCCGAGCGTCCGTAA
- the nadA gene encoding quinolinate synthase NadA: MTSTWVEPSNTATALLLLGRGSDPDTERGVECPGDLPAPSDPDLVARATAAKAKLGSRVFVLGHHYQRDEVIQFADVTGDSFKLAREAAARPDAEYIVFCGVHFMAESADILTTDTQRVILPDLAAGCSMADMAVLGQVEAAWDTLTELGIAGETVPVTYMNSSADIKGFVGRNGGVVCTSSNAKRALDWAFEQGSKVFFLPDQHLGRNTAVLEMGLSLDDCVLYDPHKPGGGLTPEQLRDAKMILWRGHCSVHGRFTLDSVNDIRERVPGVNVLVHPECRHEVVTASDYVGSTEYIIRTIEAAPAGSAWALGTELNLVRRLALAHPDKQIMFLDKAVCYCSTMNRIDLPHLVWALEELVAGRVANQITVDADTAHHARVALDQMLALPGADTPPPTMP, translated from the coding sequence GTGACTTCGACCTGGGTGGAACCCTCCAACACGGCGACGGCTCTGCTGCTCCTCGGCCGGGGCAGCGACCCCGACACCGAGCGCGGCGTCGAGTGTCCGGGCGACCTGCCGGCGCCCAGCGATCCGGATCTGGTGGCCCGCGCCACCGCCGCGAAGGCGAAGCTCGGCAGCAGGGTCTTCGTGCTGGGGCACCACTACCAGCGCGACGAGGTGATCCAGTTCGCCGACGTGACCGGCGACTCGTTCAAGCTTGCCCGGGAGGCCGCGGCCCGCCCGGACGCGGAGTACATCGTCTTCTGCGGCGTGCACTTCATGGCCGAGAGCGCCGACATCCTCACCACCGACACCCAGCGGGTGATCCTGCCCGACCTCGCGGCGGGTTGCTCGATGGCGGACATGGCGGTCCTGGGCCAGGTCGAGGCCGCGTGGGACACGCTGACCGAGCTGGGCATCGCCGGCGAGACCGTGCCGGTGACGTACATGAACTCCTCGGCCGACATCAAGGGTTTCGTGGGTCGCAACGGCGGCGTGGTCTGCACCTCGTCCAACGCCAAGCGCGCCCTGGACTGGGCCTTCGAGCAGGGGTCGAAGGTGTTCTTCCTGCCGGATCAGCACCTGGGCCGCAACACGGCGGTGCTGGAGATGGGCCTGTCGCTGGACGACTGCGTGCTCTACGACCCGCACAAGCCCGGCGGCGGGCTCACCCCGGAGCAGCTGCGCGACGCGAAGATGATCCTGTGGCGGGGGCACTGCTCGGTGCACGGCCGGTTCACGCTGGACAGCGTCAACGACATACGGGAGCGGGTGCCCGGGGTCAACGTCCTGGTTCACCCGGAGTGCCGGCACGAGGTGGTGACGGCCTCCGACTACGTCGGCTCCACCGAATACATCATCAGGACGATCGAGGCGGCTCCGGCCGGCTCGGCGTGGGCGCTCGGCACCGAGCTGAACCTGGTCCGCCGGCTCGCGCTGGCGCACCCGGACAAGCAGATCATGTTCCTGGACAAGGCCGTCTGCTACTGCTCGACGATGAACCGGATCGATCTGCCGCACCTCGTCTGGGCACTGGAGGAGCTGGTCGCGGGCCGGGTCGCCAACCAGATCACGGTGGACGCGGACACCGCGCACCACGCCCGGGTCGCGCTGGATCAGATGCTCGCCCTGCCCGGTGCGGACACTCCGCCGCCGACGATGCCCTGA
- a CDS encoding glycerate kinase family protein — MRVLLCPDKFAGTLSAPEVAAAVAAGWRTVTDGDDLLIRPLADGGPGFVEVLAEALGGRRVPVPTVDPLGRPAAGEILLTADGATAYLESAQACGLHLLSAAERDPKTTTSYGLGLLVAAAVESGARTVVIGLGGSGTNDGGGGMLAALGVTPLDQGGAALPYGGAALAAVDALDGAPRLRGVRLVAATDVDNPLLGLHGASNVFGPQKGADRADVLLLDAALERFAAVLERDLAGCPAGLGTLPGGGAAGGIGAALLALGGDCESGIGLVTRATRLDAALDTADLVITGEGSFDHQSLRGKVVAGVAGAARDRGVPCVVVAGQVSTGRREAASAGVTDAYSLVEHFGGEESGGLDAALSRPAEGLRELGVRLARQWSR; from the coding sequence ATGCGCGTGCTGCTCTGCCCGGACAAGTTCGCCGGCACCCTGTCCGCACCGGAGGTGGCCGCCGCGGTCGCCGCCGGTTGGCGCACCGTCACCGACGGCGACGATCTGCTGATCCGGCCGCTCGCCGACGGTGGGCCGGGCTTCGTGGAGGTGCTCGCCGAAGCCCTCGGCGGTCGGCGGGTGCCGGTGCCGACTGTCGATCCGCTGGGCCGGCCGGCGGCCGGTGAGATCCTGCTCACCGCCGACGGCGCGACCGCCTATCTGGAGAGCGCGCAGGCGTGCGGCCTGCACCTGCTCTCCGCCGCCGAGCGCGACCCGAAGACCACCACCTCGTACGGGCTGGGTCTGCTGGTGGCCGCCGCGGTGGAGAGCGGCGCCCGCACGGTGGTGATCGGGCTGGGCGGCTCCGGCACCAACGACGGCGGCGGCGGAATGCTCGCCGCGCTGGGCGTGACCCCTCTCGACCAGGGCGGGGCGGCGCTGCCGTACGGCGGGGCGGCGCTCGCCGCGGTCGATGCGCTGGATGGCGCGCCCCGGCTGCGTGGCGTCCGGCTGGTCGCGGCCACCGACGTGGACAACCCCCTGCTCGGCCTGCACGGCGCGAGCAACGTGTTCGGCCCGCAGAAGGGCGCCGACCGCGCTGACGTGCTGCTGCTCGACGCGGCCCTGGAGCGTTTCGCGGCGGTGCTGGAACGGGACCTGGCCGGTTGCCCGGCGGGGCTGGGCACGCTGCCCGGAGGCGGGGCCGCCGGCGGCATCGGGGCGGCGCTGCTCGCCCTGGGCGGCGACTGCGAGTCGGGGATCGGCCTGGTCACCCGGGCCACCCGACTCGACGCCGCGTTGGACACCGCCGACCTGGTGATCACCGGGGAGGGGTCGTTCGACCACCAGTCGCTGCGCGGCAAGGTCGTCGCCGGGGTGGCCGGCGCCGCCCGCGACCGGGGAGTCCCCTGCGTGGTGGTGGCCGGGCAGGTCAGCACCGGCCGGCGGGAGGCCGCCTCGGCCGGGGTGACCGATGCGTACAGCCTGGTGGAGCACTTCGGCGGCGAGGAGAGCGGCGGGCTCGACGCCGCGCTGAGTCGGCCCGCGGAGGGGCTGCGCGAACTGGGCGTCCGGTTGGCCCGGCAGTGGAGCCGCTGA